In a single window of the Acetoanaerobium noterae genome:
- the cpaB gene encoding Flp pilus assembly protein CpaB: MKNKRRIAGIVFLIIALMLGGISYSMSKQTQKTVDIVVLKKDIERGKVIKEQDLMIAKRGSYNLPNGIVMENSQIVGKVALNDMKKDREIYKDEITSDTTQTSFSSRILGKAIAVKTDLASAVGGEITPESFVQIAIVSKGEGGQALTSYPESTRAVRVLEVKQDSGQSTTQSNNDGSNIQAQVKPAVVVLDMNEEQIKQVLPYNYNGVIHLILLNESEAKLEREKLGL, translated from the coding sequence ATGAAAAACAAAAGAAGAATTGCAGGAATAGTATTTTTAATTATTGCGTTAATGCTTGGTGGAATAAGCTACAGTATGTCAAAGCAAACTCAAAAAACAGTAGATATTGTTGTACTGAAAAAAGACATTGAAAGAGGAAAAGTAATTAAGGAACAAGATTTAATGATTGCTAAAAGAGGTTCATATAATCTTCCAAATGGAATAGTTATGGAGAACTCTCAAATAGTAGGTAAAGTGGCATTAAATGATATGAAAAAAGACAGAGAAATATATAAAGACGAAATAACATCAGATACTACACAAACATCTTTTTCAAGCAGGATTTTAGGTAAAGCAATTGCAGTGAAAACTGATCTAGCATCAGCTGTAGGTGGAGAAATAACTCCTGAAAGTTTTGTACAGATAGCTATAGTATCAAAAGGTGAAGGAGGACAGGCATTAACAAGCTATCCAGAATCCACTAGAGCAGTTAGAGTACTTGAGGTTAAACAAGATAGTGGTCAAAGTACTACACAAAGTAATAACGATGGAAGTAATATTCAAGCACAGGTAAAACCTGCGGTTGTAGTTTTAGATATGAATGAAGAACAGATAAAACAAGTACTTCCATACAACTATAATGGAGTGATTCACTTAATCTTATTAAATGAAAGTGAAGCAAAATTAGAAAGAGAAAAATTAGGATTATAA
- a CDS encoding AAA family ATPase: MKRIYIFSPQPQTGKTTVANQIAYELAELGKLVCVFEFNRYTSQSIHINGADYDESKSLTNLYNREKLEDNLIQSKHHEKMFYSSKVISDELNDLFIMNDDAIEYIIQESEKGSFDYIILDLPSNYIEKMLFDGLSSFRNHDILVTLIDENLSTLKLLKDYDNYLQELSFMQPKNNFCIKNKTLGFLDSKLIQEVLSTTSILNANRVIELPYIRNMTLYHNENNLIGTKNAGDKLEKEFVKRVKELVGLIDGSNK; encoded by the coding sequence ATGAAGAGAATATACATTTTTAGCCCACAGCCACAAACTGGAAAAACCACAGTAGCAAATCAAATAGCTTATGAACTAGCAGAATTAGGTAAATTGGTTTGTGTGTTTGAATTCAATAGATATACATCTCAATCAATACACATCAATGGAGCAGATTATGACGAATCAAAATCGCTTACAAATTTATACAATCGAGAAAAACTAGAAGATAATCTAATACAATCAAAACATCATGAAAAAATGTTCTATTCATCAAAAGTAATAAGTGATGAATTGAATGATTTATTTATAATGAACGATGATGCTATAGAATATATTATTCAAGAATCTGAGAAAGGCAGTTTTGATTATATAATTTTAGACTTGCCATCTAATTATATTGAAAAAATGTTATTTGATGGACTAAGTTCATTTAGAAATCATGATATTTTAGTAACTTTAATTGACGAAAATTTATCAACTTTAAAACTACTAAAGGATTATGATAACTATCTTCAAGAATTATCTTTTATGCAGCCTAAGAACAATTTTTGTATAAAAAATAAAACTTTAGGTTTTCTTGATAGCAAACTCATTCAAGAGGTTTTATCTACTACATCAATACTAAATGCGAATAGGGTAATAGAACTTCCATATATAAGGAACATGACATTATATCACAATGAAAATAACCTTATAGGCACTAAAAATGCAGGGGATAAACTGGAAAAAGAATTTGTTAAAAGAGTAAAAGAATTGGTGGGATTAATAGATGGAAGCAATAAATAA